Below is a window of Christensenella minuta DNA.
AATCCGCCGGGGAAAATGGGTATAGGTAAGAAAAGTTTGCAGGCGGAGGATATAGACATTATAATATGAAAGAGAGAATAAACGAGGGAGAAAACAGCATGGACTTAAAAGAATTGCACGAGAAAAAAGGCTTTATATGCGATATGGACGGCGTGATCTATCATGGGAATCGGCTTCTCCCCGGGGTCAAGGAGTTTGTGGACTGGCTTTATGCCGAAAAAAAGCCCTTCCTGTTCCTTACGAATTCCAGCGAACGCTCCCCGCGCGAGCTGCAGCAGAAGCTGGGACGGCTGGGGCTTGATATCGACGAAAGCCATTTTTATACCAGCGCGCTTGCGACCGCCAAATTTCTGAAAATGCAGTCGCGCAAAAAGAGCGCGTTTGTCATTGGCGAGGCGGGGCTCACCAATGCCCTTTACGAGGTAGGGATCACGATGAACGATGTGGACCCGGAATATGTGGTCGTGGGCGAGACGCACAATTATAATTACGATAATATTTCCAAGGCGGTGCAGCTCGTGCTTGCGGGCGCAAAGCTGATCGGCACCAATCCGGACCTTACCGGCCCGGGTGAAACGGGGATTTTCCCCGCTTGCGGGGCAATGATCTCGCCGATCGAGGTCGCCACGGGGAAGCGCGCCTACTTTGTCGGCAAGCCCAAT
It encodes the following:
- a CDS encoding HAD-IIA family hydrolase, which produces MKERINEGENSMDLKELHEKKGFICDMDGVIYHGNRLLPGVKEFVDWLYAEKKPFLFLTNSSERSPRELQQKLGRLGLDIDESHFYTSALATAKFLKMQSRKKSAFVIGEAGLTNALYEVGITMNDVDPEYVVVGETHNYNYDNISKAVQLVLAGAKLIGTNPDLTGPGETGIFPACGAMISPIEVATGKRAYFVGKPNPLMMRTGIKMLGLHAQEAAMVGDRMDTDVVAGLESGLDTVLVLSGVSTRATIEEYPYRPKYVLDGVGNIVP